In one Mus caroli chromosome 14, CAROLI_EIJ_v1.1, whole genome shotgun sequence genomic region, the following are encoded:
- the Pck2 gene encoding phosphoenolpyruvate carboxykinase [GTP], mitochondrial isoform X1 has product MLLPSPPSLSPRLRSFLWPSLSASPGAMAAMYLPGLRLSRHGLRPWCWSLCRSIQTLRVLSGDMSQLPAGVRDFVARSAHLCQPESIHICDGTEAENTAILALLEEQGLIRKLPKYKNCWLARTDPKDVARVESKTVIVTPSQRDTVPLLAGGARGQLGNWMSPDEFQRAVDERFPGCMQGRTMYVLPFSMGPVGSPLSRIGVQLTDSAYVVASMRIMTRLGTPVLQALGDGDFIKCLHSVGQPLTGHGDPVGQWPCNPEKTLIGHVPDQREIVSFGSGYGGNSLLGKKCFALRIASRLARDEGWLAEHMLILGITNPAGKKRYVAAAFPSACGKTNLAMMRPALPGWKVECVGDDIAWMRFDSEGQLRAINPENGFFGVAPGTSAATNPNAMATIQSNTLFTNVAETSDGGVYWEGIDQPLPPGVTITSWLGKPWKPGDKEPCAHPNSRFCVPARQCPIMDPAWEAPEGVPIDAIIFGGRRPKGVPLVYEAFSWRHGVFVGSAMRSESTAAAEHKGKTIMHDPFAMRPFFGYNFGRYLAHWLSMEGRKGARLPRIFHVNWFRRDEAGRFLWPGFGENARVLDWICRRLEGEDSAQETPIGLVPKEGALDLSGLSAVDTSQLFSIPKDFWEQEVRDIRGYLTEQVNQDLPKEVLAELEALEGRVQKM; this is encoded by the exons ATGCTCCTTCCTTCCCCGCCTTCCTTGTCTCCCCGACTGCGCTCGTTCCTGTGGCCATCCCTCAGCGCCAGTCCAGGTGCCATGGCTGCTATGTACCTCCCCGGCCTGCG GCTTAGCCGGCATGGGCTAAGGCCCTGGTGCTGGTCACTGTGCCGTAGCATCCAAACCCTGCGTGTGCTCAGTGGAGATATGAGTCAGCTGCCGGCTGGAGTTCGAGACTTTGTGGCGCGCAGTGCACATCTGtgccaaccagagagcatccacatctgtgatGGGACGGAGGCTGAGAACACTGCCATACTGGCCCTGCTGGAAGAACAGGGTCTTATCCGCAAACTCCCCAAGTATAAGAACTG CTGGCTGGCCCGCACAGACCCCAAGGATGTGGCACGGGTAGAAAGCAAGACGGTGATTGTAACTCCTTCGCAGCGGGACACAGTGCCTCTCCTGGCTGGTGGGGCCAGGGGGCAGCTGGGCAACTGGATGTCCCCAGATGAGTTCCAGAGAGCTGTGGACGAGAGATTCCCAGGATGCATGCAGG GCCGCACTATGTATGTGCTTCCATTCAGCATGGGTCCCGTGGGCTCCCCACTCTCCCGCATTGGAGTGCAGCTCACTGACTCGGCTTATGTGGTGGCCAGCATGCGTATTATGACCCGCCTGGGGACACCTGTACTTCAGGCCCTGGGAGATGGTGACTTCATCAAGTGTCTGCATTCAGTGGGCCAGCCCCTGACTGGACATG GGGATCCTGTGGGCCAGTGGCCGTGCAATCCAGAAAAAACCCTGATTGGCCACGTGCCAGACCAGCGGGAGATCGTCTCCTTCGGCAGCGGCTATGGTGGTAACTCCTTGCTGGGCAAGAAGTGCTTTGCCCTGCGCATCGCCTCTCGCCTGGCCAGGGATGAGGGCTGGCTGGCagagcacatgctg ATTTTGGGCATCACCAACCCTGCAGGGAAAAAGCGCTATGTGGCAGCTGCTTTCCCCAGCGCCTGTGGCAAGACCAATCTGGCCATGATGAGGCCTGCATTGCCAGGCTGGAAAGTGGAGTGTGTGGGGGATGACATCGCCTGGATGAGGTTTGACAGTGAAG GTCAACTCCGGGCCATCAACCCTGAGAATGGCTTCTTCGGGGTGGCCCCTGGTACCTCTGCTGCCACCAATCCCAATGCCATGGCCACAATTCAGAGTAACACTCTCTTCACCAACGTGGCTGAGACCAGTGATGGCGGTGTGTACTGGGAAGGCATTGACCAGCCTCTTCCGCCTGGTGTCACCATAACCTCGTGGCTGGGAAAGCCCTGGAAACCTG GTGACAAGGAACCCTGTGCACATCCAAACTCTCGCTTTTGTGTCCCGGCTCGCCAGTGCCCCATCATGGACCCAGCCTGGGAAGCACCAGAAGGTGTCCCTATTGATGCCATCATCTTTGGAGGCCGCCGACCCAAAG GGGTACCACTGGTGTACGAGGCCTTCAGCTGGCGTCATGGGGTGTTTGTAGGTAGCGCCATGCGCTCTGAGTCCACTGCCGCTGCGGAGCACAAAG GAAAAACCATTATGCATGATCCCTTTGCCATGCGGCCTTTTTTTGGCTATAACTTTGGACGCTACCTGGCACACTGGTTGAGCATGGAGGGGCGAAAAGGTGCCCGGCTGCCTCGTATCTTCCATGTCAATTGGTTCCGGAGAGATGAAGCAGGCCGCTTCCTATGGCCAGGCTTTGGGGAGAATGCTCGTGTGCTAGACTGGATCTGCCGAAGATTAGAAGGAGAAGACAGTGCCCAAGAGACTCCCATTGGGCTAGTACCAAAGGAAGGAGCCCTGGACCTCAGTGGCCTCAGTGCAGTGGACACCAGTCAGCTGTTCTCCATCCCCAAGGACTTCTGGGAGCAGGAGGTTCGTGATATTCGGGGCTACCTGACAGAGCAAGTCAACCAGGACCTGCCCAAGGAGGTGTTGGCTGAGCTCGAGGCCCTGGAAGGACGTGTACAAAAAATGTGA
- the Pck2 gene encoding phosphoenolpyruvate carboxykinase [GTP], mitochondrial isoform X2, with the protein MSQLPAGVRDFVARSAHLCQPESIHICDGTEAENTAILALLEEQGLIRKLPKYKNCWLARTDPKDVARVESKTVIVTPSQRDTVPLLAGGARGQLGNWMSPDEFQRAVDERFPGCMQGRTMYVLPFSMGPVGSPLSRIGVQLTDSAYVVASMRIMTRLGTPVLQALGDGDFIKCLHSVGQPLTGHGDPVGQWPCNPEKTLIGHVPDQREIVSFGSGYGGNSLLGKKCFALRIASRLARDEGWLAEHMLILGITNPAGKKRYVAAAFPSACGKTNLAMMRPALPGWKVECVGDDIAWMRFDSEGQLRAINPENGFFGVAPGTSAATNPNAMATIQSNTLFTNVAETSDGGVYWEGIDQPLPPGVTITSWLGKPWKPGDKEPCAHPNSRFCVPARQCPIMDPAWEAPEGVPIDAIIFGGRRPKGVPLVYEAFSWRHGVFVGSAMRSESTAAAEHKGKTIMHDPFAMRPFFGYNFGRYLAHWLSMEGRKGARLPRIFHVNWFRRDEAGRFLWPGFGENARVLDWICRRLEGEDSAQETPIGLVPKEGALDLSGLSAVDTSQLFSIPKDFWEQEVRDIRGYLTEQVNQDLPKEVLAELEALEGRVQKM; encoded by the exons ATGAGTCAGCTGCCGGCTGGAGTTCGAGACTTTGTGGCGCGCAGTGCACATCTGtgccaaccagagagcatccacatctgtgatGGGACGGAGGCTGAGAACACTGCCATACTGGCCCTGCTGGAAGAACAGGGTCTTATCCGCAAACTCCCCAAGTATAAGAACTG CTGGCTGGCCCGCACAGACCCCAAGGATGTGGCACGGGTAGAAAGCAAGACGGTGATTGTAACTCCTTCGCAGCGGGACACAGTGCCTCTCCTGGCTGGTGGGGCCAGGGGGCAGCTGGGCAACTGGATGTCCCCAGATGAGTTCCAGAGAGCTGTGGACGAGAGATTCCCAGGATGCATGCAGG GCCGCACTATGTATGTGCTTCCATTCAGCATGGGTCCCGTGGGCTCCCCACTCTCCCGCATTGGAGTGCAGCTCACTGACTCGGCTTATGTGGTGGCCAGCATGCGTATTATGACCCGCCTGGGGACACCTGTACTTCAGGCCCTGGGAGATGGTGACTTCATCAAGTGTCTGCATTCAGTGGGCCAGCCCCTGACTGGACATG GGGATCCTGTGGGCCAGTGGCCGTGCAATCCAGAAAAAACCCTGATTGGCCACGTGCCAGACCAGCGGGAGATCGTCTCCTTCGGCAGCGGCTATGGTGGTAACTCCTTGCTGGGCAAGAAGTGCTTTGCCCTGCGCATCGCCTCTCGCCTGGCCAGGGATGAGGGCTGGCTGGCagagcacatgctg ATTTTGGGCATCACCAACCCTGCAGGGAAAAAGCGCTATGTGGCAGCTGCTTTCCCCAGCGCCTGTGGCAAGACCAATCTGGCCATGATGAGGCCTGCATTGCCAGGCTGGAAAGTGGAGTGTGTGGGGGATGACATCGCCTGGATGAGGTTTGACAGTGAAG GTCAACTCCGGGCCATCAACCCTGAGAATGGCTTCTTCGGGGTGGCCCCTGGTACCTCTGCTGCCACCAATCCCAATGCCATGGCCACAATTCAGAGTAACACTCTCTTCACCAACGTGGCTGAGACCAGTGATGGCGGTGTGTACTGGGAAGGCATTGACCAGCCTCTTCCGCCTGGTGTCACCATAACCTCGTGGCTGGGAAAGCCCTGGAAACCTG GTGACAAGGAACCCTGTGCACATCCAAACTCTCGCTTTTGTGTCCCGGCTCGCCAGTGCCCCATCATGGACCCAGCCTGGGAAGCACCAGAAGGTGTCCCTATTGATGCCATCATCTTTGGAGGCCGCCGACCCAAAG GGGTACCACTGGTGTACGAGGCCTTCAGCTGGCGTCATGGGGTGTTTGTAGGTAGCGCCATGCGCTCTGAGTCCACTGCCGCTGCGGAGCACAAAG GAAAAACCATTATGCATGATCCCTTTGCCATGCGGCCTTTTTTTGGCTATAACTTTGGACGCTACCTGGCACACTGGTTGAGCATGGAGGGGCGAAAAGGTGCCCGGCTGCCTCGTATCTTCCATGTCAATTGGTTCCGGAGAGATGAAGCAGGCCGCTTCCTATGGCCAGGCTTTGGGGAGAATGCTCGTGTGCTAGACTGGATCTGCCGAAGATTAGAAGGAGAAGACAGTGCCCAAGAGACTCCCATTGGGCTAGTACCAAAGGAAGGAGCCCTGGACCTCAGTGGCCTCAGTGCAGTGGACACCAGTCAGCTGTTCTCCATCCCCAAGGACTTCTGGGAGCAGGAGGTTCGTGATATTCGGGGCTACCTGACAGAGCAAGTCAACCAGGACCTGCCCAAGGAGGTGTTGGCTGAGCTCGAGGCCCTGGAAGGACGTGTACAAAAAATGTGA